From the Acidimicrobiales bacterium genome, the window GACCTATCCGTCGTTGCTGGTGGGGTTCAAGGCGACGATCGCCACGCTGCAACAGGGGTTCGACCGGCCGATCCTCAGCGCGCTCGCCGATCGCAGGTCGACGATCCCGGCCCTCGGCCTCGCGCTCGCTGAGTCGAACTGGACCGGCTTCGGGCAACGCTCCTGGAACGAGCAGGTGTACGCGAGTGAGGTCTCCGGCCTGCCGGTCTCGGCCTTCAGGCTCCCCCAGCCCACGGTGTCGATCCGCGGGGTGGTCGTCGACCCGCTGCAGCGCCGTGTCGCGAGTGTCTGCGTCACCCCCCTGCGCGGCAACACCGCACTCACGCCGGTGCTCACCACGACGAACGGCACCTACTTCATCTCCAACCTCGCTCGCGCCGGGTACCGCCTCCAGATCTCGGACTGCAGCCACGTGCTGAACAACGCCCCGGCGACGCTCTACGACGCGAAGGCGACGGCTCGTCACGTGAGCCCGGCGCGCGCGCAGGCGACCGTGCTGAGCAGCGCCTGCACGCTTGACAAGCCCTGCCTCAGCGAGAGCATCAACGTCCTCGACGTCGTCACCTTCGGCATCCTCACCCCCGAGATCACCTGGCCGCGGCCGGCGTCGATCCCCTACGGCAGGCGCCTCTCCGCGACGCAGCTCGACGCCCGTGCCTCAGTGCCGGGGGTGCTGCGCTACTCCCTCCCCCGCGGCGCCCTACTCGCGCCGGGCACGCACGTCGTGACCGTCGCATTCCACCCGCGCGACGCCACGAGCTTCGTCGTGGTGCAGGCGACCCAACAGGTCGTCGTCGACCGGCTGCAGGCAAGGCTCACCTGGCAGCGGCCGGCACCGATCGCCGCCGGCACGCCCCTCTCCGCCGTGCAGCTCGATGCCGTCGCCTCCGTGGCAGGGCGTTTCACGTACTTCCCGCCGCGCGGGACCGCCTTCGGCCCCGGCATCCACCCGATCGCGGTGCGCTTCCAACCTGCCGACCTCACCCACTACCGGGCGGTGACGGGCCTCGTGCGGATCGTCGTCCTCCCGCCGACGCTCAGCCCCTGAGGGCGGGGGTCAGCTGCGCCGGGCGGCCGGCGACGCGACGGCCGCGCTGCGGATCAGGTCCGCGGCGCGCTCCGCGATCATGATCACCGGCGCGTTCGTGTGCCCGGAGATGAGCTCGGGGATCACCGAGGCGTCCACCACCCGCAGCCCGGCGACGCCCTTCACCCGCAGCTCCGGGTCGACGACGGCGTCGCCGTCGGTGACGGCGCCCATCTTGCAGGTCCCGACGTAGTGGTGCCCGCCGCGCGCCGCGCCACGGATGTAGTCGGCGAGCTCCTCATCGGCCGCGGCCGAAGAGCCCGGCACGAGCTCCGCGACGACGTAGGGGCGCAGCGCGTCCTGGCCGAAGATCTCGCGGGCGACGCGACACCCCTTCACGAGGCCGTCGATGTCGACCTGCTCGGAGAGCATCTGGTGCTCGATGCGCGGTGGGTCCTCGGGGCGCTGGGAGCGCAGGGAGACGACGCCGCGGGCGCGGGGATGGCAGAGCCAGACGCTCGTCTGCACCGCGGGGATCTTCTCCGGCTTCATGTCGGTGATCCCGTCGACCTCGGGGGGGATCGGTCCTTTGAGCGGCCGGTTGCGGCTCACCGCGAGCGGGCGGAAGGTGATCTCGAGATCGGGGCGACGCGCCCCCTCGGCGGCGGCCTCGCTGCCCGGAAAGCGCGTGAACAGCAGCGCCGTAGAGCCGGAGGCGGTGGCGCCGCCGCGACCGTGCAGTAGGAACTGCAGGCCGTGGTGGACGACGCCGCGCGCGTTCAGCTCCATGTTGAGTGTCGGGCGGTTCACGAGGTAGGTAAAGCCGACGACGGCGTGCTCCTGGAGGTTGGCTCCCACCCCCGGGCTGTCGACGACGACCTCAAGGCCGACGTCGCGGAGGTGCTTCTCGGGCCCGATGCCGGAGAGCATGAGGACCTTCGGCGACCCGATCGTGCCCGCGCAGAGGAGCACCTCGCGCGCCGTGGCCTGCTTCAACGCCCCGCCGACGCGGTACTCGACCCCCGTCGCCCGGTTCTGTTCGATCAGCACCCGCGTGACGAGTGCGTGCTTGCGGAGCGTCAGGTTGCGGCGGCGGCGCGCCTCGGCGAGATACGAGCGCGCCGTGCTGCTCCGCAGCCCCCGGCGCTGGGAGACCTGGGCGCGGCCGACCCCCTCCTGCGCCGCACCGTTCAGGTCGTGGGCGTACGGCAGCCCCCACTGCTCCGCCGCCTCGATGAAGGCATCGTTGATCGGGTGGTCGATCCCCGAGTAGCTGACGTGCTGCGGGCCGTGGTCCCCGCGGTAGTCGCTCGCCCCGCCCGCGAAGGTCTCGCTGCGCCGGAAGTAGGGAAGGACGTTCTGGTAGTCCCATCCCTCGCAGCCGAGCGCGGCCCAGTGGTCGTAGTCCGCCCGCCGGCCGCGCGTCCACGCGGTGACGTTGATCGAGCTGCCGCCGCCGATCACGCGCCCCGCGTCCCAGACGTTCTCCGCGCCCTTGCGCGTCGGGTCCGCCTCCGCCGGGTACCGCCAGTTGTACTTCGCCCTGATCTTCAGCAGGCCGGCGGGGAAGCGGATGAACGGGCTGCGGTCCTCGCCGCCGGCCTCGAGGAGCAGCACCCGTGTGCTGCGGTCCTCGCTCAGGCGGTCGGCGAGCACGCAGCCCGCGGAGCCGGCGCCGACGATGATGTAGTCCCAGGTCGCTTCCACCATCGGTCGTCCCCCCACCGAGATCCGGTCTCGCGTTCTGTGCGCGGGCCGAGGTCGCAGCTCGCACCTCGGCCGCCCGGCGCACGCCTGCGGCCGAGGATGCTCCAGCCCTGCTACCGACGGCATTTTTAGCAGGCGCCGGCGCGCCGGCGACCGGCTCCTAGCGCGTCGGCGGGACGCGGGCGACGACGATCGCGAGGTCGTCGTTGTTGCGCGGCCCGCGGTGGTCGAGCACCCCGAGCTCGATGCGCCGCGCGATCCCCTCGGCGGAGCGCCCCGCCGCGAGGGCGAGCGTCTCGCAGAGCGACTCCTCTCCGAAGAAGCGGCCCTGTGCGTCGCGCGCCTCGATGACGCCGTCGGTGTAGAAAACGAGCGCCTCGCCGGGGGCGAGGTGCAGCGCCCCCTCCGCGATCGGCGCGTCCTCGGTGAGGCCGAGGATCGTGCCGGTCTCGGCCATCGCGGCCTCGACGGCGCCACCACTGCGCTGCAGGTAGACGGGGGGGTGGCCCGCCGAGGCGAGCGAGACGGCCGTCCCCACGCCGTCCTGTCGGAACGAGGCGAGGGCCGCCGTGCAAAATCGCCCCTCGGGGGCGGCGCGCAGCACCGCCCGGTTGAGCTGCCGCAGCATCTCGGCGGGGGGCTGTCCCGACTCGGCGAGCGCGCGGGCGGTGTAGCGGGCGATCCCGGCGAGGCCGGCCG encodes:
- a CDS encoding carboxypeptidase-like regulatory domain-containing protein, with product MTLRTVVLPSPRRGGGTAPRHLAVLTVLLASLAFGLALSAQQTTAAPLGLRQWAMKFLEQLGAPAVGPSAPRVQFLAQWSKVEGTFDHGNANNPLDTEMRARGANLYNAAGVKTYPSLLVGFKATIATLQQGFDRPILSALADRRSTIPALGLALAESNWTGFGQRSWNEQVYASEVSGLPVSAFRLPQPTVSIRGVVVDPLQRRVASVCVTPLRGNTALTPVLTTTNGTYFISNLARAGYRLQISDCSHVLNNAPATLYDAKATARHVSPARAQATVLSSACTLDKPCLSESINVLDVVTFGILTPEITWPRPASIPYGRRLSATQLDARASVPGVLRYSLPRGALLAPGTHVVTVAFHPRDATSFVVVQATQQVVVDRLQARLTWQRPAPIAAGTPLSAVQLDAVASVAGRFTYFPPRGTAFGPGIHPIAVRFQPADLTHYRAVTGLVRIVVLPPTLSP
- a CDS encoding GMC family oxidoreductase N-terminal domain-containing protein, whose protein sequence is MVEATWDYIIVGAGSAGCVLADRLSEDRSTRVLLLEAGGEDRSPFIRFPAGLLKIRAKYNWRYPAEADPTRKGAENVWDAGRVIGGGSSINVTAWTRGRRADYDHWAALGCEGWDYQNVLPYFRRSETFAGGASDYRGDHGPQHVSYSGIDHPINDAFIEAAEQWGLPYAHDLNGAAQEGVGRAQVSQRRGLRSSTARSYLAEARRRRNLTLRKHALVTRVLIEQNRATGVEYRVGGALKQATAREVLLCAGTIGSPKVLMLSGIGPEKHLRDVGLEVVVDSPGVGANLQEHAVVGFTYLVNRPTLNMELNARGVVHHGLQFLLHGRGGATASGSTALLFTRFPGSEAAAEGARRPDLEITFRPLAVSRNRPLKGPIPPEVDGITDMKPEKIPAVQTSVWLCHPRARGVVSLRSQRPEDPPRIEHQMLSEQVDIDGLVKGCRVAREIFGQDALRPYVVAELVPGSSAAADEELADYIRGAARGGHHYVGTCKMGAVTDGDAVVDPELRVKGVAGLRVVDASVIPELISGHTNAPVIMIAERAADLIRSAAVASPAARRS